A part of Asterias rubens chromosome 14, eAstRub1.3, whole genome shotgun sequence genomic DNA contains:
- the LOC117299359 gene encoding zinc finger protein 33A-like, giving the protein MNLNPIVMENIAVSVSTSPSDQHVLSGGVESAVQVFLEWSGVEPLESQVPLMESSNDIHLLHPRSQEAIQEMVNWNPLMCPNCGKKFASQRNRKRHEKTHNTRQLFECEICNKTFPQKCYLKQHVESHETRNYNCDICRRAFVHKHQLKRHKKLHSGEKSHACSVCPRAFSRARSLHLHEMKHIGKKPFLCTVYGKGYPLIQTLKRHMGLVHSTKRPFKCVGCSKRYSLKYHLKRHVKAHPECIVSDDGGRNTERTTGCNTERNTRFDSERNIVCYTERNTGCNTERNTGCYTERNTGCNTERNTGFNTERNTGCNTERNTGCSIERNTDTNSNIDLNTKIIIERDIEDNTHLNTVFNTNIKTMSNTKKNTEKNTNIENIADAEPQRALDTDTTMAEGLLHPLEGTRSTSLKSKAARKKMQCVMENSNTQPVKDFTCQTCIKSFRNEKNLKRHEKVHLVKENKFTCEVCLKSFRFVEYLKQHQESHEERRHQCDKCEKTFIHSQQLRRHMVMIHTRERSHTCNICQAAFSRKFTLTRHQDTHTKERPFKCQRCHRAFSNKQHLRRHAVTHTQQKSHPCLECSKQFATSRALKEHMKMHTNDRRFVCDVCSKAFTRKSVLSNHQKRHDRERDTRDELSEIHQVRRLVFDKTKGVQCV; this is encoded by the coding sequence ATGAACCTCAATCCAATAGTAATGGAAAACATCGCTGTGTCTGTTTCCACATCACCCAGTGACCAGCACGTCCTATCGGGTGGGGTGGAGTCAGCTGTACAAGTATTCTTGGAGTGGTCTGGAGTTGAGCCATTGGAGAGTCAGGTGCCACTAATGGAAAGTAGCAACGATATCCATCTACTGCACCCTAGAAGTCAGGAAGCCATACAAGAAATGGTCAACTGGAACCCCTTGATGTGCCCAAACTGCGGAAAAAAATTCGCAAGCCAGAGGAATCGCAAACGTCATGAGAAGACGCACAACACAAGACAATTGTTTGAATGCGAAATCTGCAATAAGACGTTCCCTCAAAAATGTTACTTGAAACAACATGTAGAGTCCCATGAGACGAGGAACTACAACTGCGACATCTGCAGGAGAGCTTTCGTCCACAAGCATCAACTGAAGCGTCATAAAAAGCTTCATTCTGGTGAGAAGAGTCATGCGTGTAGTGTTTGCCCACGAGCGTTTTCACGAGCTCGTTCGCTGCATCTACATGAGATGAAACACATCGGTAAGAAACCGTTTCTTTGCACCGTGTACGGGAAAGGCTACCCACTCATTCAGACTCTGAAACGCCACATGGGTCTTGTTCATAGCACCAAGAGGCCGTTTAAATGTGTGGGTTGTTCAAAACGATATTCGCTTAAGTATCATCTTAAGCGCCATGTAAAGGCTCATCCGGAATGCATTGTTTCAGATGATGGTGGGAGGAACACTGAAAGGACAACTGGGTGTAACACTGAAAGGAACACTAGGTTTGACTCTGAAAGGAACATTGTGTGTTACACTGAAAGGAACACTGGGTGTAACACTGAAAGGAACACTGGGTGTTACACTGAAAGGAACACTGGGTGTAACACTGAGAGGAACACTGGGTTTAACACTGAAAGGAACACTGGGTGTAACACTGAAAGGAACACTGGGTGTAGCATTGAGAGGAACACCGATACCAACAGTAACATCGATCTCAACACCAAGATTATCATTGAGAGAGATATTGAGGACAACACTCATTTAAACACCGTATTTAACACTAACATTAAAACCATGAGTAACACTAAGAAGAACACTGAGAAGAACACAAATATTGAGAACATTGCTGACGCTGAACCACAGAGGGCACTAGATACAGACACTACCATGGCTGAGGGACTGCTCCACCCTCTGGAGGGTACCCGGTCCACATCCCTGAAGAGTAAAGCTGCTAGGAAAAAGATGCAATGTGTAATGGAAAACTCAAATACCCAACCAGTAAAAGATTTCACGTGCCAGACTTGTATAAAAAGCTTCCGCAATGAGAAAAATCTCAAAAGACATGAGAAAGTCCACCTTGTGAAGGAGAATAAGTTCACATGCGAAGTCTGTCTGAAATCCTTCCGCTTTGTGGAGTATTTAAAACAGCACCAGGAGAGTCATGAAGAGCGACGTCACCAGTGTGACAAGTGTGAGAAGACGTTCATCCACAGTCAGCAGCTTCGTCGCCACATGGTGATGATCCACACTAGAGAGagatcacatacatgtaatatctGTCAAGCAGCCTTCTCTAGAAAGTTCACCCTGACACGACACCAAGATACTCACACCAAGGAAAGGCCGTTTAAATGCCAGCGATGTCATAGAGCCTTCTCCAACAAGCAGCATCTAAGGAGACATGCGGTTACCCACACTCAGCAGAAAAGTCACCCTTGCCTGGAATGCagtaaacagtttgcaacatcTCGTGCGCTAAAGGAGCATATGAAGATGCACACTAATGATCGCAGGTTTGTCTGCGATGTTTGCAGCAAAGCATTTACAAGGAAGTCTGTTCTTAGCAATCATCAGAAGCGGCATGACAGGGAAAGGGACACTCGGGACGAACTttctgagatacaccaagtgagaagactggtctttgacaaaaccaaaggtgtccagtgcgtttaa